In the genome of Rutidosis leptorrhynchoides isolate AG116_Rl617_1_P2 unplaced genomic scaffold, CSIRO_AGI_Rlap_v1 contig611, whole genome shotgun sequence, one region contains:
- the LOC139884854 gene encoding bark storage protein A-like, giving the protein MGRKWAAELAVLVAVVLFAVAMAHPRFALRNSHPKRGALVQKVNMNGPYFAILMTFAKELNALVNADVFTANSDVPYIEIAGRIFNIGTIKGVNVIYVMSGEQMVNAALTMQILIDTFDLYGIIHYGIAGSSNNSLTFGSVSVVKYAAFTASWHWQSIWNCFLSMHTGIQLYGTSDNVAMKFGSYNYPEAGGNLLGTIEFDTTEFYSPTINTTVGKTKVFWFEVDSELYDIAATYLTDVKLDSEVNSTYTLPVEPKVAFGLYGGTADTFLHNAAFRDFLYNNFNVSTTDEETASVIMVSNSNEVPCIVFRSVSDMSGSEKIPGAYELLAAKNAVIAVVKYLEVIGDVYGLARKSSNQTC; this is encoded by the exons ATGGGGCGTAAATGGGCGGCTGAACTGGCGGTACTCGTGGCGGTGGTCCTATTCGCCGTTGCTATGGCACATCCCAGGTTTGCATTGAGGAACAGCCACCCGAAGCGTGGAGCATTAGTACAGAAGGTGAACATGAACGGACCATACTTTGCGATTCTGATGACTTTCGCAAAAGAATTAAATGCACTCGTAAATGCCGATGTCTTTACTGCCAACTCCGACGTGCCCTACATTGAGATAGCAG GGAGGATATTCAATATCGGGACGATCAAGGGTGTCAACGTCATTTATGTAATGTCGGGGGAGCAAATG GTGAATGCAGCATTAACCATGCAAATACTCATAGATACATTTGATCTTTATGGAATAATTCATTATGGGATAGCCGGAAGCTCCAACAACTCATTGACATTTGGAAGTGTTAGCGTCGTGAAATATGCCGCCTTCACTGCTTCCTGGCATTGGCAG tcGATCTGGAATTGCTTCCTTTCGATGCATACAGGAATTCAATTATACGGGACAAGCGATAATGTGGCGATGAAATTCGGTTCATACAATTATCCTGAAGCAGGAGGGAATCTGTTGGGGACAATCGAGTTCGACACAACGGAGTTTTATTCCCCTACCATCAATACCACGGTCGGGAAAACGAAGGTCTTTTGGTTTGAAGTTGACTCGGAATTGTATGATATTGCCGCTACTTATCTCACG GATGTGAAATTGGATAGCGAAGTGAATAGCACCTACACTCTACCGGTTGAGCCGAAAGTTGCTTTCGGACTATACGGTGGTACTGCAGATACATTTCTGCACAATGCAGCATTTCGTGACTTCCTCTACAACAACTTTAATGTCTCGACCACTGATGAAGAGACTGCCTCTGTTATCATGGTTAGTAATTCGAATGAAGTCCCTTGTATCGTGTTTCGCAGTGTATCGGATATGAGTGGTTCTGAGAAAATACCGGGAGCATACGAGCTCCTGGCTGCTAAAAATGCTGTTATTGCCGTAGTTAAGTATCTCGAAGTGATTGGTGATGTTTACGGTCTTGCCCGTAAATCTTCAAACCAAACTTGTTGA